A single region of the Sus scrofa isolate TJ Tabasco breed Duroc chromosome 17, Sscrofa11.1, whole genome shotgun sequence genome encodes:
- the LOC100739507 gene encoding WAP four-disulfide core domain protein 5-like: MRAQSLLLLVALLALGSQLPAALGRKKGEKSGGCPPDDGPCLLSVPDQCVDDSQCPSRMKCCHQACFRQCVRKVSVKKGSCPKDPLRCLSRVQHLCSKDSDCRGLSRCCLGACGRDCRNPV, from the exons ATGAGGGCCCagagcctcctcctcctggtggccCTCCTGGCTTTGGGGAGCCAGCTGCCTGCTGCTTTGGGCAGGAAGAAGGGAG AGAAGTCTGGGGGCTGCCCACCGGATGATGGGCCCTGCCTCCTATCAGTGCCTGACCAGTGTGTGGACGACAGCCAGTGTCCCTCGAGGATGAAGTGCTGCCACCAGGCTTGCTTCCGCCAGTGTGTCCGAAAAGTCTCAG TGAAGAAGGGCAGCTGCCCCAAGGACCCACTGCGCTGCCTCAGTCGCGTGCAGCACCTGTGCTCCAAGGACTCAGACTGTCGGGGCCTCAGCCGGTGCTGCCTCGGCGCCTGCGGCCGGGACTGCAGAAACCCTGTCTGA